The Brasilonema sennae CENA114 genome includes a region encoding these proteins:
- a CDS encoding cupin-like domain-containing protein, with protein sequence MTMLSFSNIIGLSFVTITLIVVTSLVVYLLKRIWRKNKYKLVWTPISCVERRSNLSYEEFIREYASVGKPVIITDAMKDWKATTKWTADFFRSEYGSSNFLVTDVRNQTRVDMTVAEYLERINTDKNEKFLYLRDLNLSSNPKLYEDYKVPVYFRDWLQRLPQKLVKKYYLNFYSIYVGAKDTSIGLHFDFLGMPGWVALISGRKRFVLFTPNLIPDAKDILSYGEDENFNGNLENFPLYANANPVEVILEPGEIIYIPSKWWHHVKNLENSVSLNGNIINEYCSEIVYQDVSKEYPIKGRILPLILEFPWLGRFLFTTGLL encoded by the coding sequence ATGACTATGCTTTCTTTCTCAAACATTATTGGGTTGAGTTTTGTCACAATTACGTTGATTGTTGTTACCAGCTTAGTCGTCTATCTGCTTAAGAGGATATGGCGCAAGAACAAATATAAGTTGGTATGGACGCCAATTTCTTGTGTTGAACGTCGCAGTAATCTCTCGTATGAGGAGTTTATACGGGAGTATGCATCTGTTGGCAAACCTGTCATCATCACTGACGCAATGAAAGATTGGAAAGCTACAACAAAGTGGACTGCAGATTTTTTTAGGTCAGAGTACGGTTCAAGCAATTTCCTTGTAACAGATGTTAGGAATCAGACTCGGGTGGACATGACTGTTGCTGAGTACTTGGAACGCATAAATACTGATAAAAACGAAAAATTTTTATACTTGCGAGACTTGAATCTTTCTTCTAATCCTAAACTTTATGAGGATTACAAAGTTCCTGTTTACTTTCGCGATTGGTTACAAAGGCTACCACAAAAGCTTGTCAAAAAATATTACTTGAATTTCTATAGTATCTATGTAGGAGCTAAAGATACATCGATAGGTCTTCACTTTGATTTCTTGGGTATGCCTGGATGGGTGGCACTCATTTCTGGGCGTAAACGATTTGTCTTATTTACACCAAATTTAATACCAGACGCAAAGGATATTTTATCTTATGGCGAAGATGAAAACTTTAACGGTAATTTAGAAAATTTTCCTCTTTATGCTAATGCTAACCCAGTAGAAGTCATACTAGAACCAGGAGAAATTATCTACATACCATCAAAGTGGTGGCATCATGTGAAAAACCTTGAAAATAGTGTCTCCTTAAACGGCAACATTATAAATGAGTATTGTTCAGAAATAGTTTACCAAGATGTTAGTAAAGAGTATCCAATAAAAGGTAGAATCTTACCATTGATTTTAGAATTTCCTTGGCTGGGCAGGTTTTTATTTACTACTGGTTTGTTATAG
- a CDS encoding TauD/TfdA family dioxygenase, with product MTKIESLGSVRRKAVNISQEDLIKTEFLQPGTNFPLVIKPSIKGVNLQDWAKNNRDFLKTELLKYGAILFRDFKVKSLEEFEQIIAAICGEAMEYRYRASPRTQVGGRIYTSTDYPAEQSIFPHNEHAYSPTFPLKIFFFCLTPAQSGGETPIGSCRKVFERIDQSIRDRFIENKVMYMRNFGDGFGLPWQTVFQTTDKTKVEEYCQSNGIEVEWKQGDRLRTRQVGPAIIKHPQTGEMVWFNHATFFHVSTLEATIRDSLLTNLKEEDLPTNTYYGDGSPIEPSVLAHLREAYQQEMVTFSWQKGDVLMLDNMLSIHARKPFVPPRKILVGMAEPYSPQGI from the coding sequence ATGACAAAAATTGAATCTCTAGGTTCTGTAAGACGTAAAGCTGTCAACATATCCCAAGAAGACTTAATAAAAACTGAGTTTCTCCAGCCAGGAACCAACTTTCCTTTGGTGATAAAGCCTAGCATAAAAGGTGTGAATCTGCAAGACTGGGCTAAGAACAATCGGGATTTTTTGAAAACCGAATTATTAAAATATGGAGCTATACTTTTTCGGGATTTCAAAGTCAAATCATTAGAGGAATTTGAGCAAATCATTGCAGCTATTTGTGGAGAAGCGATGGAGTATCGTTATCGGGCATCTCCACGAACTCAAGTAGGTGGTAGAATTTACACTTCAACTGACTACCCTGCCGAGCAAAGTATTTTTCCTCACAATGAACACGCTTATTCTCCTACTTTTCCATTGAAAATATTCTTCTTTTGTTTGACTCCAGCGCAGTCAGGAGGAGAAACTCCAATTGGTAGCTGTCGAAAAGTGTTTGAGCGTATTGATCAAAGCATACGCGATCGCTTTATCGAAAACAAAGTGATGTACATGCGTAACTTTGGCGATGGATTTGGTCTTCCTTGGCAAACTGTATTTCAAACAACAGACAAAACAAAGGTAGAGGAGTATTGCCAAAGCAACGGAATTGAGGTTGAATGGAAACAAGGTGATCGCTTAAGAACTAGACAAGTTGGACCAGCTATTATCAAGCATCCTCAAACGGGTGAAATGGTTTGGTTCAATCACGCTACTTTTTTCCATGTTTCCACATTGGAAGCGACAATACGCGATTCGTTGTTGACAAATTTAAAAGAAGAAGACTTACCGACTAACACATATTACGGGGATGGTTCTCCAATTGAGCCATCAGTGTTAGCTCATTTGAGAGAAGCTTATCAACAGGAAATGGTCACCTTTTCCTGGCAAAAAGGAGATGTATTGATGCTGGACAATATGTTATCAATACATGCTCGCAAGCCATTTGTCCCTCCAAGAAAAATTTTAGTAGGAATGGCTGAACCATATAGTCCCCAAGGCATTTAA
- a CDS encoding non-ribosomal peptide synthetase, with protein sequence MQAESMEGFQLSPQQEHLWLLQQLDQSEAYRSNCAILIEGHVNINNLELALQDIVDRHEILRTCFPCLPGMTLPVQVIKNRKLKLETKHNLCSLSPQQQEAKIEAIFQQFNQLSFDYEQGSILQTSLISLSPEKHLFFIGLPALCGDHASLNNLVKEIAIFYSEQAPDELSEEPLQYADFSEWQNQILEAEETAVGRKYWSKQDFSGLRKFQLPFENSISVKPKFEPKLVISRIEPELIEKIEVLAQKYNTSASIFYLTCWLILLWRLIGQSEMIVGKAVDGRKYDELKKALGLFAKYLPLHCDLQENLRFRQILQEIHESVESIYKWQEGFTWEQISSDTKSENLPFLPFGFDFESEEPKYFADNIAFSIYKRYTCIERFKIKLSCRQRDDFLSTEFHYDSNLFCAKDIESLAEQFHKLVESAVNHPEAAISELEILSDRHLHQLLVEFNQTQADYPQDKCIHCLFEEQAERTPNNIAVTFSDEKLTYGELNIRANKIAHYLQRLGVKPDVLVGICVERALEMIVGILGILKAGGAYVPLDPAYPKERLAFVLEDTQTPVLLTQQRLQESLPAHNAQTICLDTDWETIAQESEENPALKTCPENLAYVIYTSGSTGKPKGVQIAHQNLVHSTTARITYYQETVTSFLLLSSFAFDSSVAGIFWTLCSGGTLCLPQEGLQLEIPKLVELIVQNHVSHLLSLPSLYALLLEETKSEQLTSLRSVIVAGESCPTELVQRHYQLLSETSLFNEYGPTEGTVWSSVYHCPSGKRKAHATRTQSPTEGNPPSALSHHSQQTRKQVSIGSPITNTQIYILDSDLRPVPICVIGEVYISGDGLARGYLNQPALTSEKFIPNPFGDAHPGMRLYKTGDSACYLSDGNIEFLGRLDHQVKIRGYRIELGEIEAVLSQHPQVRESVVIAREDVRGDKRLVGYMVLKRESALTITELRHFLEEKLPDYMLPSAFVLLKELPLTPNGKVDRQALPAPEQVRSEFTGIFVAPRTPVEVMLAEIWAEVLKVERVSIYDNFFDLGGHSLLITQLLVKVQKIFQVDVSLRSLLERPTVAGIAENIENICSYESSPTVNSKTFVDLNAEAVLDPTIFPETFNGSVSEPACILLTGATGFLGAFLLSELLQQTKADIYCLVRSQNVDESKQKLQSCLKAYSLWNESLSSRIIPVVGNLSEPLLGLEEEQFQLMERKIDVIYHNGAWVNHIYPYSVLKAANVLGTQEVLRLASKIKAKPVHFISASSVFSSVGYSGVKLVREQDSLDDGQLLSNGYSQSKWVAEKLVKTAGERGLPVCIYRPSRISGHSQTGVFNTNDFLYRLIIGCIQLGSVPDRDIRENIVPVDYVSKAIVHLSRQEKSLGKAFHLVNPQLLHSSMLIDQICSQGYPIKQMTYEDWRAELLNMTKSSQKHPLYSLVPFFASSNAEEKTSPSAVLHFACENTLNGLAGTSIVCPPINNQLLSTYFSYLIQKGFIDGLQRNIQV encoded by the coding sequence ATGCAAGCAGAAAGTATGGAGGGGTTTCAACTTTCACCTCAGCAAGAGCATTTATGGTTACTGCAACAACTTGATCAAAGTGAAGCTTATCGTAGTAATTGTGCAATTTTAATTGAAGGTCATGTCAATATAAATAATTTAGAATTGGCATTACAAGATATTGTCGATCGCCATGAAATACTCCGTACCTGTTTTCCTTGTCTGCCTGGCATGACTCTTCCAGTGCAGGTCATTAAAAACCGCAAGTTAAAATTAGAAACAAAGCACAATCTTTGTAGTTTGAGTCCTCAACAACAAGAAGCTAAGATTGAGGCAATCTTTCAGCAATTTAACCAATTGTCTTTTGACTATGAACAAGGTTCAATTTTACAGACATCTCTTATAAGTTTATCGCCAGAGAAACATCTGTTTTTTATTGGTTTGCCCGCTCTTTGCGGAGATCATGCAAGCCTGAATAATCTCGTAAAAGAGATTGCTATTTTTTATTCCGAACAAGCGCCAGATGAACTATCTGAAGAACCACTACAATACGCCGATTTTTCAGAATGGCAAAATCAAATACTTGAGGCAGAAGAAACGGCAGTAGGAAGAAAGTATTGGAGCAAGCAAGACTTTTCTGGTTTGAGAAAGTTCCAGCTTCCTTTTGAAAACTCTATTTCAGTAAAACCAAAATTTGAACCTAAATTAGTAATTTCAAGAATTGAACCTGAACTAATAGAAAAAATCGAAGTATTAGCCCAGAAGTATAATACATCTGCTTCTATATTTTATTTAACTTGCTGGTTGATTCTGCTTTGGCGGCTTATTGGACAATCGGAGATGATAGTTGGCAAAGCTGTTGATGGCAGGAAATATGATGAACTAAAAAAAGCATTAGGGCTGTTCGCTAAATACTTACCACTGCATTGTGATTTACAAGAGAATTTACGGTTTCGTCAAATTCTACAGGAAATTCATGAATCTGTAGAATCTATCTACAAATGGCAGGAGGGTTTTACTTGGGAACAAATATCATCGGATACCAAATCAGAGAATTTGCCTTTTTTACCTTTTGGCTTTGATTTTGAATCAGAAGAGCCAAAGTATTTTGCAGATAATATAGCATTTTCAATTTACAAGCGTTACACCTGCATTGAGCGTTTCAAAATAAAGCTCTCTTGTCGGCAAAGGGATGATTTCCTAAGTACAGAATTTCATTATGATTCCAACCTGTTTTGTGCAAAGGATATTGAAAGTTTAGCAGAGCAATTTCACAAGTTAGTAGAAAGTGCGGTAAATCATCCAGAAGCTGCGATTAGTGAATTAGAAATTTTAAGCGATCGCCACCTCCATCAACTTCTCGTCGAGTTCAATCAAACACAAGCTGACTACCCACAAGACAAGTGTATTCACTGCTTATTTGAAGAACAAGCAGAGCGCACACCAAACAATATTGCCGTTACATTTTCTGACGAAAAACTCACCTATGGTGAACTCAACATTCGTGCCAACAAAATAGCTCACTACCTACAACGACTAGGAGTTAAACCAGACGTACTGGTGGGAATTTGTGTTGAGCGAGCGCTGGAAATGATTGTTGGTATCCTTGGCATTCTCAAAGCTGGCGGAGCTTATGTACCACTCGACCCAGCTTATCCTAAAGAGCGCTTAGCGTTCGTATTAGAAGATACCCAAACACCAGTATTATTAACTCAGCAGCGATTACAGGAAAGTTTACCTGCTCACAACGCCCAAACGATTTGCTTGGACACAGATTGGGAAACAATTGCTCAAGAAAGTGAGGAAAATCCTGCACTCAAGACGTGTCCTGAAAACTTGGCTTATGTCATCTACACTTCCGGTTCTACAGGCAAACCTAAGGGAGTGCAGATTGCACATCAAAATCTAGTTCATTCAACGACTGCTCGTATTACTTATTACCAAGAAACAGTTACCAGCTTCTTATTGCTTTCTTCGTTTGCTTTTGATAGTTCTGTTGCGGGTATTTTTTGGACACTTTGCTCTGGAGGAACTCTTTGTCTTCCCCAAGAAGGTTTACAACTGGAGATACCAAAACTGGTAGAGTTAATCGTCCAAAATCATGTCTCCCATTTATTAAGCCTTCCCTCTCTGTATGCTCTCCTATTGGAGGAGACAAAATCCGAGCAGTTAACATCACTTCGTAGTGTTATTGTTGCGGGTGAGTCTTGTCCAACAGAGTTGGTGCAACGTCACTACCAATTGTTGTCAGAAACATCTCTGTTTAATGAGTATGGACCAACAGAAGGAACAGTGTGGAGTAGTGTATATCACTGCCCTTCGGGTAAGCGCAAAGCGCACGCTACGCGAACGCAGTCGCCTACGGAGGGAAACCCTCCTTCAGCGCTGTCTCACCATTCTCAACAAACTAGAAAGCAAGTCTCGATTGGTTCCCCCATTACCAATACGCAAATATATATACTTGACTCTGATTTGCGTCCTGTTCCCATTTGCGTTATTGGTGAAGTCTATATCAGTGGTGATGGCTTGGCTAGAGGCTATCTCAATCAGCCTGCTCTAACTAGCGAAAAGTTTATTCCCAATCCCTTTGGCGATGCTCACCCAGGAATGCGCCTGTACAAAACGGGAGATTCAGCTTGTTATCTGAGCGATGGAAACATTGAATTTCTTGGCAGGCTTGATCACCAGGTTAAAATCCGGGGTTACCGCATTGAATTGGGAGAGATTGAGGCGGTACTGAGTCAACATCCACAGGTGCGGGAAAGTGTGGTAATAGCGCGAGAGGACGTACGAGGGGACAAGCGCTTAGTTGGCTATATGGTACTTAAGCGAGAATCTGCTTTGACAATAACTGAACTACGCCATTTCCTTGAAGAAAAGTTGCCTGATTACATGCTACCGTCCGCTTTTGTACTCCTGAAGGAGCTACCTCTGACCCCCAATGGCAAAGTGGATCGTCAGGCATTACCTGCGCCTGAGCAGGTGCGCTCAGAGTTCACAGGAATCTTTGTCGCTCCTCGCACCCCTGTAGAAGTGATGCTGGCAGAAATCTGGGCTGAAGTTTTGAAAGTTGAGCGAGTGAGCATCTATGACAACTTTTTTGATTTAGGAGGACATTCTTTACTAATAACTCAGCTTCTTGTTAAGGTACAAAAAATTTTTCAGGTAGATGTGTCTTTACGCAGTTTGTTAGAAAGACCTACTGTGGCAGGTATAGCAGAGAATATCGAGAACATTTGCTCCTATGAAAGCAGTCCCACAGTTAACTCAAAAACTTTTGTAGATCTCAATGCTGAAGCCGTTTTAGATCCCACAATTTTTCCTGAAACTTTCAATGGATCTGTGAGTGAACCAGCTTGTATTTTATTAACTGGAGCAACAGGCTTTTTAGGAGCATTTTTACTTTCTGAACTTCTACAGCAAACTAAAGCAGATATTTATTGCTTAGTGCGTTCTCAAAATGTTGACGAATCCAAGCAAAAGCTGCAAAGCTGCCTTAAAGCTTATTCACTTTGGAATGAATCTCTAAGTTCCAGAATTATCCCAGTTGTCGGTAATTTATCTGAGCCTCTTCTCGGTCTAGAAGAGGAGCAATTTCAACTAATGGAACGTAAAATAGATGTCATCTATCATAATGGGGCTTGGGTTAATCATATTTATCCATACTCTGTTCTTAAAGCTGCCAATGTGTTAGGTACTCAAGAGGTTCTGAGATTGGCAAGTAAAATCAAAGCAAAGCCCGTACATTTCATTTCTGCTTCTAGTGTTTTCTCGTCAGTTGGTTATTCTGGGGTCAAATTAGTTCGAGAGCAGGATAGTCTTGATGATGGTCAACTGCTTTCTAATGGTTATTCTCAAAGTAAATGGGTTGCCGAAAAATTAGTAAAAACTGCGGGTGAGCGAGGGCTTCCTGTTTGTATTTATAGACCATCACGTATATCAGGACATAGCCAAACTGGTGTATTTAATACAAATGACTTCTTGTACAGATTAATAATAGGCTGTATCCAACTGGGAAGTGTGCCAGATAGGGACATTAGGGAGAACATAGTTCCTGTGGATTATGTAAGCAAAGCGATCGTCCATTTATCGAGACAGGAAAAATCCCTAGGAAAGGCTTTTCACTTAGTTAATCCCCAGCTTCTGCACTCAAGTATGCTTATCGACCAGATTTGTTCACAAGGCTATCCAATTAAGCAGATGACTTATGAAGATTGGCGAGCAGAGTTACTCAATATGACTAAAAGTTCACAGAAACATCCTTTGTATTCATTAGTACCATTTTTTGCGTCAAGTAATGCTGAAGAGAAAACATCTCCATCAGCAGTTTTACATTTTGCCTGCGAGAATACACTTAATGGACTGGCTGGTACTTCTATCGTCTGTCCACCAATAAATAATCAGTTACTAAGTACTTACTTTTCTTATCTAATTCAAAAGGGTTTTATAGATGGTCTACAGCGTAACATTCAGGTGTAA
- a CDS encoding condensation domain-containing protein — protein MSDLSQKIAALSPEKLKLLAQRLSKKQGDIVSQTQIKCQSRQTNSFPLSFAQQRLWFLDHLQPGHSAYNIFQSMRLTGWLNVAALEQSFNEVIRRHEILRTTFTTVDGQPIQVIAPTLTFRLPVIDLQKLPKDKREAEVLRLAHEEAQQSFDLANGSLLRVTLLRQTETEHALLLTMHHIISDGWSIGVLIREIAALYKAFSLGKPSLLPELSIQYADFAVWQRQWLQGEQLETQLAYWKQQLGGKLPVLELPTDRPRPAIQTFSGARESLTLPKTLSEKLKALNQRQGITLFMILLAAFGTLLFWYTGQEDIVVGTDIANRNQAETKELIGFFANQLVLRTDLSGNPTFLELLERVREMTLEAYAHQDLPFDKLVDALNPKRELNRSPLFQVKLVLENTQTPSLKLPDLTISPLKVENKTVQFDLLLELNETEQGLFGIWEYNTDLFDTVSVVQMSRNFEALLGKIATYPEAKLSELKTILSEADKQQNLAQEQTYESTIQKKLMNVKRRANSRL, from the coding sequence ATGAGTGATCTTTCCCAAAAAATTGCTGCTCTTTCCCCAGAGAAACTTAAGCTTCTTGCACAACGGCTAAGCAAGAAACAAGGGGACATAGTCTCACAAACACAAATAAAATGCCAAAGTCGCCAAACCAACTCATTTCCCCTATCCTTTGCCCAGCAGCGCCTGTGGTTCCTCGATCATTTGCAGCCTGGTCATAGCGCCTACAACATCTTCCAGTCCATGCGCCTGACAGGATGGCTGAATGTGGCGGCGCTAGAGCAAAGCTTCAACGAAGTCATCAGGCGTCACGAAATCTTAAGAACCACATTCACTACAGTGGATGGTCAACCAATACAAGTTATTGCTCCTACCCTGACTTTCAGACTACCAGTGATAGACTTGCAAAAACTTCCCAAAGACAAGAGGGAAGCTGAAGTTCTGCGGCTAGCTCATGAGGAAGCTCAACAGTCCTTTGACTTAGCCAATGGTTCTTTACTACGAGTGACTCTATTGCGCCAGACTGAAACAGAGCATGCGTTATTGCTGACAATGCATCACATCATCTCTGACGGCTGGTCAATAGGCGTGCTTATTCGTGAAATAGCAGCCCTTTACAAAGCCTTTTCCCTTGGGAAACCCTCACTGCTTCCTGAACTATCCATCCAGTATGCAGACTTTGCCGTTTGGCAGCGACAATGGTTACAGGGAGAACAACTAGAAACTCAACTTGCTTACTGGAAGCAGCAACTGGGTGGTAAACTACCTGTACTGGAACTCCCCACTGATCGTCCCCGACCAGCAATTCAGACTTTCTCAGGAGCAAGAGAATCTCTGACCTTACCCAAAACTTTATCCGAGAAGCTTAAGGCTCTGAATCAACGCCAAGGCATTACCCTATTTATGATACTGCTTGCAGCGTTTGGGACTTTGCTTTTCTGGTACACAGGGCAAGAAGATATTGTCGTGGGTACTGATATCGCCAACCGCAACCAAGCCGAGACAAAGGAATTAATCGGGTTTTTTGCCAACCAACTAGTGTTGCGTACGGATTTATCAGGAAATCCTACCTTTCTAGAGTTATTAGAAAGAGTCCGCGAAATGACCCTGGAAGCGTATGCTCACCAAGATCTGCCCTTTGATAAGCTGGTAGATGCTCTGAATCCGAAACGGGAGTTGAACCGCTCACCCTTGTTTCAGGTCAAGCTAGTTTTGGAAAATACCCAAACTCCATCCTTGAAGCTTCCAGATCTGACTATAAGCCCCCTAAAGGTCGAAAATAAAACAGTACAGTTTGACTTGCTCCTAGAGCTAAACGAGACAGAGCAAGGACTATTTGGTATATGGGAATATAATACAGACCTATTTGATACAGTCAGCGTTGTCCAGATGTCGAGAAATTTTGAAGCGCTTCTAGGCAAGATTGCGACATATCCAGAGGCAAAATTGAGTGAGCTAAAAACAATTCTCTCTGAAGCAGACAAACAGCAGAATCTTGCTCAAGAACAAACTTATGAAAGCACTATACAGAAAAAATTAATGAACGTTAAACGTAGAGCTAATAGCAGATTATAA